The Methanobrevibacter sp. TMH8 genomic interval GTCCTGGTCTTACTTGATGTTTTACCATGTATTTTGGAATATCACTCCTAAATTTTTCAACAAAATAAGGTCTTTCTGGTCTTGGACCTACAACACTCATTTCACCTTTTAATACATTGAAAAATTGAGGTAATTCATCTATACTAGTTTTTCTAATGAAATCTCCTACTTTTGTCTTTCTTGGATCATCTTTAGTAGTCCATTCTGATTTTTCATCATTTTCATCTTGTACTTTCATGCTTCTAAACTTATACATCATAAAAGGTTTTCTTTGATAACCAATTCGTTCTTGTTTAAAAATAATTGGTCCAGGAGATGTTAATTTAATAGCTATGGCCGTTATAATCATAATTGGTGAAGTAATAAGTATAGCGATTAAAGAAATAATAATATCAGAAGATTTCTTTATAAAACTATTTAAAGCATCATCTAAAGGAACATAACGAATATTTATGATAGGTAACTCATCTATCATGTCAATAGAAGGTTTTGCTGGAATATATTTGTAATAATCTGGAATAATTTCAGCTTTTACACCTTGATTTTCACATATATCTACTAATTTCATTAGGTTATCATAGTACTTAAGAGGAATAGCAATTATAACCCTGTCATATTCATTATTTGCTAATAATTCATCAAGATCATCGATTTTTGCAATAACTTTAGAATTTCCAATTATATGTCCAATTTCGTGACGAGAACCTAAAAACCCACTTATAGAATAACCTAGATATTTTTTTGATGTTATTTTTTCAGCAAATTTAATAGCTAATTCTCCATCTCCTACAATTAAAACATGTTTCATGTTTTGATCATTAGCCCTAATATGCTTTAAAATCTCTCTAAAAATATATCTTTCAATTATAGCAAATAATGTACTTAAAACAGCGAAGACAAATAAAAGTATTCTTGAATAATCAGGTTGTTCAATAATGAACAATGTAGCTATTGATAATGCGAAAACAAAAATATTAGCTTTTACAATTTGACTAGCTTCAGGTATAATACTAGATTGATCCCTAAATGGTTTATAAAGACCTAAAAAATAATATGATAATAAGTATAAAGGGATTATGAAAATAACCATCAGCAGATATTTTTCAAAAGAAAGAAAGCCTCCCAATGGCCCAAAAAGAGTTGTTTTGAATCTTAAAAACCATGCCACAATAAAAGCTAGAATTAGAACAGATGCATCAATTACGATTAATATAGTATTTAAAAATCGTTGGTTTTGTTTAATCATATTATCTGGATTATTTGGTTAAATTTCAAAGTAAAACTCTTTAAGCGTGAATCAAATATCAATATAATTAAGAATATGTTATATTATTAATTAGATATCAATTATTATTAATTAATATTAATTATATTTAGTTATATTTAAATATCTTATCTTATTAATTATTTATCTTAATATTAAATATTTTATTATAATTATTTTATTATAAACATTTATATAATCATTACTAAAAAATTTATATATTAAATATCATTATTATAACTGTTAATATTTATAAATATAATAATTATTAAAAATTTAGTAGAAAATAAATACTAAATATATATTTATATGTAATTAATAAAAATTATAAAAAATATATAAAATTATATAAAATATATTAAATATATTAAAAATATTAAAAATATTATAAAATAGATTTATTTTTTAAAAATATTTAAAAATAGTTTAATTATTAAAAGAAGAGTTATACCTATGTAAACAATAATTTTTGTAAATAATGAATATTTATCAGTATAATGCTTCTTATAAAAAAGATACATGGCCCTATGAAATTCATATATTAGCTTTGACTTCTGTTTCTTACTACTTGAACCTTTATAATGAATAATATCTACTTTTCCATAATAAATGACCTTCCAACCAGCTTTTTTTATTCGATAGC includes:
- a CDS encoding undecaprenyl-phosphate glucose phosphotransferase, with product MIKQNQRFLNTILIVIDASVLILAFIVAWFLRFKTTLFGPLGGFLSFEKYLLMVIFIIPLYLLSYYFLGLYKPFRDQSSIIPEASQIVKANIFVFALSIATLFIIEQPDYSRILLFVFAVLSTLFAIIERYIFREILKHIRANDQNMKHVLIVGDGELAIKFAEKITSKKYLGYSISGFLGSRHEIGHIIGNSKVIAKIDDLDELLANNEYDRVIIAIPLKYYDNLMKLVDICENQGVKAEIIPDYYKYIPAKPSIDMIDELPIINIRYVPLDDALNSFIKKSSDIIISLIAILITSPIMIITAIAIKLTSPGPIIFKQERIGYQRKPFMMYKFRSMKVQDENDEKSEWTTKDDPRKTKVGDFIRKTSIDELPQFFNVLKGEMSVVGPRPERPYFVEKFRSDIPKYMVKHQVRPGLTGLAQVHGYRGNTSIKRRIEYDIEYVENWYLGLDLLIMWKTIIKGNRNAY